In Cytobacillus oceanisediminis, the following proteins share a genomic window:
- a CDS encoding RNA polymerase sigma factor, with protein MIKPSMDMREICRLYNKRLYHIAYNITRDHYLAQDVVQESLLKAYKKMDSIDDQEKLGGWLSSIATRTAIDFVRKERRTNERIQDSVDFENCMESKYIDAGQEAEVNLLEEQIYAYVDTLSYEQKRVFLLKTKHGLKEREIADILHLNPNTVKTKLYRVRQHLREILGDRYLA; from the coding sequence CCTTCAATGGATATGAGAGAGATCTGCAGGCTCTACAATAAACGGCTCTATCATATTGCTTATAATATTACTAGGGATCATTATCTTGCACAGGACGTTGTACAGGAATCGCTGCTCAAAGCATATAAAAAAATGGACAGCATTGATGATCAGGAAAAGCTGGGGGGCTGGTTATCTTCGATTGCAACCAGAACTGCGATTGATTTTGTCCGAAAAGAAAGAAGGACAAATGAGAGAATACAGGATTCTGTTGATTTTGAAAACTGCATGGAAAGTAAATATATTGATGCTGGGCAGGAAGCAGAAGTCAATTTACTTGAGGAGCAGATATACGCTTATGTGGATACCCTCTCCTATGAACAGAAAAGGGTTTTCCTGCTTAAAACAAAGCACGGGCTAAAGGAGAGAGAAATAGCGGACATTCTCCATCTCAACCCAAACACTGTCAAAACAAAATTGTATCGGGTCAGGCAGCACCTTAGAGAAATTCTTGGCGATCGGTATTTGGCATAG